One window from the genome of Diabrotica virgifera virgifera chromosome 6, PGI_DIABVI_V3a encodes:
- the LOC126886078 gene encoding craniofacial development protein 2-like, with translation MCFSGNTNKSINGVGFWVSKSLSPYILGYQAISDRIISLKLNGSPSIVHLIQVYAPTSTADDDTTESFFNELESYLQNIPNKEIAIIMGDLNSKIGVTMDDEHIRNIVGRYGIGERNSRGDRLIQFCVDNDLTIMNSMYKHHPRRLYTWISPGGRHRNQIDYIMIKHRWKTSISQCKTRPSADCGSDHQLLFATLKQKFKACARIRNKRISKIKDTQQFKSQCNERL, from the exons ATGTGCTTTTCAGGCAACACTAACAAAAGTATCAATGGTGTTGGCTTTTGGGTTTCAAAATCTCTTTCTCCTTATATACTGGGATATCAAGCTATCAGTGATCGTATAATTTCCTTAAAACTAAATGGATCTCCCTCTATCGTCCATTTGATTCAG GTATATGCGCCTACCTCAACTGCTGATGATGATACAACTGAATCTTTTTTCAACGAACTGGAATCATATCTGCAAAATATCCCAAATAAAGAAATCGCTATCATCATGGGTGATTTAAACTCAAAAATCGGTGTTACTATGGATGACGAACATATTCGAAATATTGTGGGTAGATATGGAATAGGTGAACGTAATTCAAGGGGAGACCGCCTTATCCAGTTCTGCGTTGACAATGACTTGACAATAATGAACTCTATGTATAAGCACCACCCCAGAAGATTGTACACTTGGATCTCACCTGGCGGACGACACCGAAATCAAATCGATTACATAATGATTAAACATCGCTGGAAAACATCTATTAGCCAATGTAAAACACGACCTAGCGCTGACTGCGGCTCTGACCACCAACTTCTTTTTGCAACGCTAAAGCAAAAATTCAAGGCATGTGCTAGGATCCGAaacaagaggatatcaaaaataaaagatacaCAACAATTTAAAAGCCAATGTAATGAAAGATTATAG